A genomic region of Capsicum annuum cultivar UCD-10X-F1 unplaced genomic scaffold, UCD10Xv1.1 ctg1490, whole genome shotgun sequence contains the following coding sequences:
- the LOC107875856 gene encoding U-box domain-containing protein 12, with protein sequence MGIMCHRRNNVAPGTDQFKLWSSFSRASFRRMILDAVRCGGGVQRHKRPDQVGPINLCEPKEEKQMMKKKPAAGSDRLSDLMRLSESSENEDDVLLRRKVQMLEELKRVVKRLQSSHVDAVLEGAKEVRRLTKEDSQARSTLALLGAIPPLIALLDSDDSFSHIAALYALLNLAIGNDANKAAIVKAGVVHKMLILVNEFPNPDVAEAVVANFLGLSALDSNKPIIGSSGAIEFLLTILKNVEGTNSCQARQDSLKALYNLSISPLNVFPILETDLIPYIMNKLGDMGVSERFLSILCNVVSVAEARKAISSVPDAFPMLIDVLSWTDAPGCQEKASYILMVMGHKSYGDRQSMIEAGVASALLELTLLGSTLAQKRASRILECLRVDKGKQVSENYVGGGGMSTMISAPQASTAYSSSVQLNDRMDDDMMSEEKKAVKQLVQQSLQNNMKRIVKRANLPHEFVPSDHLKTLTTSSTSKSVPF encoded by the exons ATGGGCATTATGTGTCATCGCCGGAACAATGTCGCTCCCGGAACTGATCAGTTCAAGTTGTGGTCTTCTTTTTCTCGCGCTTCCTTCCGCCGCATGATCCTCGACGCCGTCCGCTGCGGCGGTGGCGTCCAACGTCATAAACGTCCCGACCAGGTGGGTCCCATCAACCTATGTGAACCCAAAGAAGAAAAacagatgatgaagaagaaaccTGCTGCCGGATCCGACAGGTTGTCTGACCTAATGAGGCTGTCGGAGTCTTCGGAGAACGAGGATGACGTGCTATTGCGCCGAAAGGTGCAAATGCTGGAGGAGTTGAAGAGAGTAGTCAAGCGCTTACAGAGTAGCCATGTCGACGCCGTTTTAGAAGGAGCAAAGGAGGTCCGCCGACTTACCAAGGAGGATTCCCAAGCCAGATCCACATTAGCTTTGCTCGGAGCTATTCCACCCCTCATTGCATTGCTTGATTCAGACGATTCCTTTTCTCACATCGCGGCTCTCTATGCTCTGCTTAACCTTGCAATAGGCAACGATGC GAATAAAGCAGCAATTGTTAAGGCGGGGGTGGTTCACAAGATGCTGATACTCGTAAATGAATTCCCAAATCCCGATGTGGCTGAAGCTGTAGTTGCTAATTTTCTTGGGTTGAGTGCTTTGGACTCCAATAAACCCATAATTGGTTCATCTGGAGCAATTGAATTCCTGTTGACAATTTTGAAGAATGTGGAGGGGACAAACAGTTGTCAAGCTCGACAAGACTCGTTGAAAGCGCTTTACAACCTTTCCATCTCGCCTTTGAATGTTTTCCCCATACTTGAGACTGATCTCATACCATATATCATGAACAAATTGGGAGATATGGGTGTAAGCGAGAGATTTCTGTCCATTCTTTGCAATGTAGTATCAGTAGCAGAGGCCCGGAAGGCAATTAGTAGTGTACCAGATGCCTTCCCCATGTTGATTGATGTTCTGAGTTGGACAGATGCACCAGGTTGCCAAGAGAAAGCATCATATATTTTGATGGTGATGGGTCACAAGTCATATGGTGATAGACAGTCAATGATTGAGGCTGGAGTTGCTTCCGCCCTGCTTGAATTGACCCTTCTAGGCAGCACATTGGCTCAAAAGCGGGCATCGAGAATCTTGGAATGCTTGAGGGTGGACAAAGGAAAGCAAGTTTCCGAAAATTATGTAGGTGGAGGTGGTATGAGCACCATGATATCTGCCCCACAAGCTTCTACAGCATATTCTTCAAGTGTTCAATTGAACGATCGGATGGACGATGATATGATGAGTGAAGAGAAAAAAGCAGTGAAGCAATTAGTCCAGCAGAGCCTGCAGAATAACATGAAGAGGATAGTGAAAAGGGCCAACCTACCCCATGAATTTGTTCCTTCTGATCATTTGAAGACCCTCACAACAAGCTCAACTTCTAAGAGCGTGCcattttga
- the LOC107875864 gene encoding G2/mitotic-specific cyclin S13-7 yields the protein MDNNKKVVAVVPHNLPRGDMGGKQKIGQGQVVGKNRRVLGDIGNLVTVAPAVEGKPKPQITRPATRSFCAQLLENAQAEKNKKPLADVVSRVGPTKLQVKKKASDLAHETVIVTSPDKEVKTIEESPMMSSRRKTKKTGKTLTSILTARSKAAYGLANKPKNEVVDDIDAVDADNHLAAVEYVEDVYNFYKLTEDESRVNDYMEFQPELNHKMRAILVDWLIEVHRKFELMPESLYLTINILDRFLSMKTVPRRELQLVGISSMLIACKYEEIWAPELNDFIHISDNAYARDQILQMEKAILGKLEWYLTVPTPYVFLVRYIKASTPNDQEMENMAFFFAELGLMNYKTTIACCPSMLAASSVYAARSTLNKSPPLWTQTLQHHTGYTEDELMECAEQLVSYHLGAAENKLKAIYRKFSSPDRGAVALFPPARKLSPTTTTTS from the exons ATGGATAATAACAAGAAAGTTGTTGCTGTTGTTCCTCATAATTTACCTAGAG GAGACATGGGAGGAAAACAGAAAATTGGACAAGGACAAGTCGTTGGGAAAAATAGGCGTGTTCTCGGAGACATAGGCAACCTTGTGACAGTTGCTCCTGCTGTCGAAGGAAAGCCTAAACCGCAGATTACTCGTCCTGCTACTAGGAGCTTCTGTGCTCAGTTGCTAGAAAACGCACAAGCAGAGAAAAACAAG AAACCACTTGCAGATGTTGTCAGTAGAGTTGGTCCTACAAAGTTACAAGTTAAGAAGAAGGCATCAGATCTTGCACATGAAACTGTTATTGTCACAAGCCCTGATAAGGAAGTGAAGACTATTGAGGAAAGCCCCATGATGAGCAgcagaagaaagacaaagaaaacTGGAAAGACTCTCACTTCTATCCTCACAGCAAGAAGCAag GCTGCTTATGGACTTGCCAATAAACCAAAGAATGAAGTTGTTGACGATATTGATGCTGTGGATGCTGACAATCATTTGGCTGCTGTGGAGTACGTTGAGGATGTCTACAACTTCTACAAGCTCACTGAG GACGAAAGTCGAGTGAATGACTACATGGAATTTCAACCAGAGTTGAATCATAAGATGAGAGCCATTCTTGTGGACTGGCTAATAGAAGTTCATAGGAAGTTTGAGCTAATGCCTGAAAGTCTATACCTTACAATCAACATACTGGACCGTTTCCTCTCGATGAAGACAGTTCCAAGGAGGGAACTTCAGTTGGTTGGCATTAGCTCAATGCTAATTGCTTGCAAGTATGAAGAGATTTGGGCACCAGag CTCAATGATTTCATTCATATATCAGACAATGCATATGCTAGAGACCAGATACTTCAGATGGAGAAAGCAATTCTTGGTAAGCTTGAATGGTATCTGACAGTTCCAACACCATATGTTTTTCTGGTTAGGTACATTAAAGCTTCAACGCCTAATGATCAAGAG ATGGAGAACATGGCTTTCTTCTTTGCTGAACTTGGTCTGATGAACTACAAGACCACAATAGCATGTTGTCCATCAATGCTGGCAGCATCGTCAGTTTACGCTGCTCGTAGCACACTCAACAAAAGTCCACCTCTATGGACTCAAACTCTGCAGCACCATACTGGCTACACAGAAGATGAGTTGATGGAATGTGCAGAACAGTTGGTTAGCTATCACTTGGGTGCTGCGGAAAATAAGCTCAAGGCAATATACAGAAAGTTCTCTAGTCCAGATAGAGGTGCTGTTGCCCTCTTCCCACCAGCAAGAAAACTTTCaccaactactactactacttcaTAA